In a genomic window of Scyliorhinus torazame isolate Kashiwa2021f chromosome 5, sScyTor2.1, whole genome shotgun sequence:
- the LOC140419779 gene encoding uncharacterized protein: MEKPWKCGDCGKGFSYPSQLEIHQRSHIRASTVEKPWKCEDCGKGFYYPSLLEIHRRSHTGEKPFTCSVCGKGFTQSTCLMSHQKIHTEERPFSCISCGKRFRQSSHLTAHQQTHSEDKPFSCTSCGKGFRQSSSLIEHQRVHTGERPFTCSVCGKGFAWSSGLRSHQQAHIEEKPFSCTSCGKRFTRSSSLIEHQRVHSGERPFTCSVCGKGFTGSSSFQKHQRIHTEEKPFSCTFCGKGFRQTSDLNVHQRVHTGERPFTCSVCGKRFTKSFTLLTHQRTHTGERPFTCSGCGKGFTQSSNLLAHQRVHKCLQRLDSVVIAAGNHTQD, from the coding sequence atggagaaaccatggaaatgtggggactgtggtaaaggattcagtTATCCATCCCAGCTGGAAATACATCAGCGCAGTCACATTCGGGCCAGCACTGTGGAAAAAccttggaaatgtgaggactgtggcaaAGGATTCTATTACCCATCCCTGTTGGAAATccaccgacgcagtcacactggggagaagccattcacctgctctgtgtgtgggaagggatttactcagtcaaccTGCCTCATGTCACACCAgaaaattcacactgaggagaggccgttcagctgcattTCCTGTGGAAAGCGGTTCAGGCAGTCATCCCATCTGACTGCACACCAGCAAACCCACTCTGAAGACAAACCATTCAGCTGCACttcctgtggaaagggattcaggcAGTCGTCCAGCCTCATTgagcaccagcgagtccacactggagagaggccattcacctgctctgtgtgtgggaaaggatttgcttggTCATCCGGCCTTAGGTCACACCAGCAAGCTCACATtgaggagaagccattcagctgcacttcctgtggaaagagATTCACGCGTTCATCCAGCCTCAttgaacaccagcgagttcactctggggagaggccattcacctgctctgtgtgcgggaagggattcactgggtCATCCAGCTtccagaagcaccagcgaattcacacagaggagaaaccattcagctgcacttTTTGTGGAAAGGGCTTCAGGCAGACTTCTGACCTCaatgtacaccagcgagttcacactggagagagaccattcacctgctctgtgtgtgggaagagattcacaaaGTCTTTCacactgctgacacaccaacgcactcacactggagagagaccgttcacctgttctggatgtgggaagggattcactcagtcatctaacCTACTGGCCCATCAGCGGGTGCATAAGTGTCTGCAGCGGTTAGATTCTGTTGTTATTGCTGCTGGTAATCACACCCAGGATTGA